The genome window CCATCTTCCAACGCTACATGGAGTTCACGTTTAAAGATGGTGAAGTAATTAGGGTTAATATGTGAAAATAATCTGGCAATACAGCACTCAGCTATTTTGGCTGGGTGTTATTTTAATAGGCCAGTTTTTAAATGGATCTAGTTCAGGATCTATTTTTACTGGTTTAGGAAACTCAAACTTGTTAGTCGGTCCCGTACCCCAGCGTGGATTACTATGTAAAATTGCTTCAAGTTTAGTAATTCTGCTTGTCGGGACAAAAGTTACTATGCTATTGAAGCTTCTTAATTTAGAAGTTTCTTCATCCAAATCATACTGACTAATTTCGACTGTTTGAACTTTTCCTTGCCCAAGAAAAGTATCCCAAAATCCAACACATATTTTACCGTCGTCCATTGTTACTCTAACTTTTTCGCCAATTGGATTAGCCTTTAGCTGATCAAAGTCACAAGAATATTGCTCAACAGCTTTTCCAGCTAAATTGTACTGAATAAATTTCATGATTTTCCTCATTAATTTAATCCTTATCCAGGTAAAAATCTTTCAATCGGTAAGTAGTTACCGGGTTAACATAATAGTTGTATTTTGCTACCAAGTCACAAACTTGATCGCCATTAATCAATGTGATGATGCGAGTTCCTTCTCGAGCCGTCCTGACTGCTTCTCTTGTGAAGTCGGAATTAGTAATAAAAATACCAAATTCAGCATTAAACTTGTCCATTGCACCGCGAAATTTATCGATCTCCGGTGCTGATACTTTACCCTGCCAACGCTTAGCCTGAAGCGCTACCCGCGTAGTCCGATAATCATCAGAACGAACATATCCGAATCCGTCGATTCCTCCATCAGCCACGTATTGAACACCCTTTTCATCGTCGACATCTATTCCCATTTTGGTAAGTAACCCACGACAAAAGAGTTCAAATTTTTTAGGATTCATCTTCATTAATGCATCCAATAACTGTTGACGCCAAGGGGCTTCTATTTCATCCGAATCGTTACTATCTTCAATATTGGTTTTCTCAGGGACGGATGCCTTATTTTGTTTTTGTTTTGAAATCATCTTTTCTACTACTGGTCGAACATCACGATCACCATCAAAAGACGACAAATCAACATTACGGCCCTTCTCTGATAACTCAAGTAGTCGTCCATCTTGTATAAGATACCCAGTCATAATCAGATACTTAACGGCATAATTAAGCGTCCACGCAAACGGACTGTATTTATTCCCCGTCTTTTTAGAAACCTTAATTTTATCTACTTCATCCTCTGAAATAGCATTTGAGTTATCGTGAATGTCCTGACGTATTTCTTTCCTAGTAACCTGCCCGCCTAACCGATGCATTGATTTCAGTATTTCGTTCATCGTTAGATTTTCAATATTGATTTGTCTATTTGCCATCCTGTTTACCGCCTTAATAATCTTTCAATATTAATATTATACGTCAAGTACACAACTGTCCTGCAAATTTTCTAATTTTCAATCAAAATACAATATTGCTTCCATCTACTCAACCCTCAGCACCAAATTCACCCTTTTTTACACCAGTTATATTTACCTTCATATCAACGCTCACCTCTACTTTCACTATCCTAATCAGCACGACCTGCCAAACTGGACATTCACCTACTCGACTATCGAAATAGGACATTGAACACTCGACCCGCCAGCTCCAAATAGAAAAAGTGTACTAATCCCGCTCGTCAAAATCAGAATTAGTACACTTTCAATCAGCTATAAATGCCGTCATACCGGCGTTTATCGGCTATTTTTCTGTACGTTCAATGACAGTAACGCTCTCAACATGCGTCGTCTGCGGGAACTGGTCGACGGGCTGGATGGGCTTCGTGACGTGGTAGCCAACTTCCGCAAAGCGTTGAATGTCCCGCACCAGGGTCGCTGGATTGCAAGACACGTAGATCACTTTTTGCGGTGCCATCTTGCCGGTGGCCTCAATCAGTGACTCCGCCAAGCCCTTGCGCGGTGGGTCGACGATCACCACGTCCGGTTTCAAGCCTGCCGCCTGCCACTTGGCAAACTGCTCTTCGGCCTTACCGACCACGAATTCAGCGTTCTTAATCCCGTTTCGCTTGGCATTGTGCTTGGCGTCCGCAATCGCGGCGGGCACGATTTCGACCCCATAGACCTGCTTGGCGTGCTTAGCCACCGCCAGCGAAATCGTCCCGATCCCGCAGTAGGCGTCAATCACCGTCTGGCTGCCATCCAGGCCCGCATTGTCAATCGCCGTCTGGTACAGCCGCTCCGTCTGCTGGGGATTCACCTGGTAGAAGGACAGCGGCGAAATCGCAAAGTCAATGCCGAGCAACTGATCGTGGATTTCGTCCTTGCCCCACAGCGTCTTATTGGTATCGCCCAACAGCTTATTTGTCCGCTTATCGTTGATGTTCTGCACAATGCTCTTTACTTCCGGCACCCCGGCCACGATGCCGTCGACAATCTGCTCCGCCATCGGCAGGCGCTTCGTGTTCGTGACCAAAACGACCATCACTTCATGGCTGTAATAGCCCCGCCGCACCATCACCGTCCGGATAACGCCCTTGCCGGTCCGTTCATCATACGGCGTCACGTGGTACTTTCGCAATAAATCGCGGACGACGACAATTGCCTCGTCAATCTTGGGATCCTGGATGTAAAAGTCCTCGATTGGTACCAGGGTGTGGCTGCCCCGCTTATAAAAGCCGGTTTCCAGTTTGCCCCGGACCAGCTTGACGGGTACCTGGGCCTTATTCCGGTAGTGGTAAGGCCGCTCCATCCCCATTGTCGGCGCCACCTTAATCCCATCCAAGTGGGCCTTCGCCAATAATTCTTCAATCTGGTGCTGCTTAAAACGCAACTGTGCCGGGTACTTCAAGTGACCCAGTGGGGCGATTCCAGTCTGGATGTACTTCTTATCCTTCACGTCCACCCGGTCGGCGCTCTTCGTCTGCCAAGCCATCACCCGGCCCCAGGCAAAGTGGCGGGTCACCTTGGTTATCCGCACCGTCACTTCTTCTCCGGGCAGGGCGTTGGACACAAAGACTGGGAAGTCATCAATCTTGACGACCCCGTTACCCTCATATGTCAAATCAATTACCTGAGCCTGGTATTCTTCGTTTTTATGTACCGGAACGTTTACTTTCACGATTCTGCCTCCATTAACGCTTATTCGATATGACTATTATTACAAAATCCGCCCACTGCTTCAAGCAAAGGCGCACCCAGACAAAAAGCCGAGAGAAAACAGCATTTCTCTCGGCTTCGTTATTATATTGTTGATTCGACTTTCATCAAGATAACGTGCTTCGCCAGCACAGGATCGTGCCCTAGGTGTGAATACTCGCTCGGCCTGTTGCCATGCCAAGCAATGTTCTAGCTAGTCGTACGCTCTGTCGAGGAACTGGCTCCGTACTTCTTTACTTATCTTCATCACTAATCTTGCCGACACCTTCCACGAAGTCCTTTTCGACCCGTTGGAAGTCGGCTGAATCAGTAATCGCGTCATCTGGAATCTCATCCAGGTTTGCGACCACCTCAATGTGCTTTTTCAAGTCGTGGAACTTCATCGGTGCGTCCCCACCGTATTCACCATCAAGGTTGATCATCAACCGGTCTTCCTTGCTCAATGGGGTTACATCCACATCGGTCGCCTTGGCATAGATAATCCGCGGGTCGTCGAGGTGCTTTCCCTGCAAGGCCTTCGCCATCAGCGCCAGCATGTCGGCCAGACTACTCTTCTTGACGATAATCATGGTGAACTTACCGTCATCCAGCGACGCGTCCGGCACAATCTGTTCAAAGCCACCGACCGAATTAGTCAGCGCCAGCAAGATCATCGACGCCGTACCCCGGTATTCCTGGTCATCGTACTTGATTGAAACGTCCACCGGCTTGATTTGCGGCAGCAGTTCGGCCCCCTTTGCCAGGTAAGCCGCGTAGCCAAAGAGGGACTTCATCGATGACGGCACGTCATAGGTCAGCTCGGTCAGGGTTCCCCCCGCCGCAATGTTCATAAAGTAGTTGTCACCGGCCTTGCCGATATCGATTTTGAACTTCTTGTTCTTCTTCAAAATCAGCTTAGCGGCAGCAATCGGGTCATCACGGGGAATCCGCAGCGCCCGGGCGTAGTCATTAGTAGTCCCAGCCGGAATGATTGCCATCGTTGGCCGGTGTTCCAGACCGGCGATCCCATTGATGACCTCATTCAAGGTCCCGTCACCACCGGCGGCCACAATCAGGTCAAACCCTTCCTTGGCCGCCCGCGTCGCCTCGTTCTTTGCCGAATTCGGCGCAGGGGTTGTCGCAAAGGCACTGGTCTCGTAACCGGCCTTTTCGTAGATATCCAAAATATCGACCAGGTCTTTGCGGAGCGCCTCACGACCAGCAGTCGGGTTATAAATAATCCGTGCTCGTTTACGCATCGTTAGCCTCCTACATTGCCTTTAGCGATTTCATCAACAGCTGGGTAACAATCTTCGGGTTGGCCTTTCCGTGAGTCTGCTTCATAATCTGCCCCATCAGGTAGCCAACAGCCCGGTCCTTACCATTCTTGTAGTCGTCAACTGATTGCTGGTTATTAGCCAGAACGTCGTCAACGATTGGCTGCAGCTGAGCAGGATCAGACAATTGTACCAGACCGTGCTCCTTGGCGTAGGCCTGCGGTTCTTCCCCATTCAGAATTCCCTTGAAGACCTTCTTCGCCATCTTAGAAGAAATCGTTCCGTCGTCGATCAGCTTAACCATTCCGGCCAGGTTGGCTGGCGTCAGCTTAGTGTCCTGGAGGTCAACGTGCTGGTCATTCAGGTAGGAGTTGACATCGTTCATTAGGTAGTTGGCCACCCGCTTTGGATCGCCGCCATCCTTGATTGCTTCCTCAAAGAAGTCGGACATTTCCTTAGTCTGGGTCAGTACCATGGCGTCGTAGTCGGATAGGCCAAGGTCGTCAACGTAGTGCTTCCGCCGTTCACCCGGCATTACCGGCATTTCGTCCTCGATTTCCTTAATCCAGTCTTCGCTAACTTCCACTGGCGGCAGGTCCGGTTCTGGGAAGTAACGGTAGTCATCGGCCCCTTCCTTAGACCGCATCGAAATCGTTGTTCCGGTTGGTTCGTCGTAACGCCGCGTTTCCTGGGCAATCTGCCCACCTGACATTATGACATTCTGGTGCCGCTTCTCTTCAAAGGCCAGGGCCTTACGAACGTAGTTGAAGGAGTTGATGTTCTTCATTTCGGTCTTGGTTCCAAACTTATCAGAGCCGATTGGCCGGATCGAGATGTTGGTGTCAACCCGCATTGACCCCTCTTCCATTTTCACGTCGGAAATCCCGGTGAATTGGATTCGTTGCCGGAGTGCTTCCAAGTAGGCCACCGCTTCTTCTGGCGAAGCGATGTCCGGCTTAGAAACAATTTCGATCAGTGGCGTCCCCTGCCGGTTCAAGTCGACGTAGGAATACTTGCTGGTGTGGGTGTTCTTACCGGCATCTTCTTCGATGTGCATCTCTTCGATCCCGATTTTCTTCTTTTTACCGTCGACCTCGATTTCAATCCAGCCGTCGTGGGCGATTGGCGTCGCGGACTGGGTAATTTGGTAGGCCTTTGGGTTATCCGGGTAGAAGTAGTTCTTCCGGTCAAAGTGCATCCGCCGTGCGATTTGGGCGTGGAGGGCCAGGCCGGCCATAATTCCATCACGGACAACGCCCTTGTTCAACGTCGGCAGTACCCCGGGGTACCCCCAGTCAATAACGTTGGTATTAGCGTTCGGCTGGTCACCATATTCGACCGGTGAAGGACTGTAAATCTTGGAATTCGTCTTTAATTCCACGTGGACTTCAAGCCCAATGGTTGTTTGAAAGTTCATCTTAGTTCTGTCCTCCTAACTGTGGAGTCTTCTTGTGGAAGTCCGTCGTCTGTTCAAAGACGTAACCGGTGTTGTAGATCGTCTGTTCATCAAACGGCTTCCCGATTAATTGGAGACCAACTGGCATCCCGTCTTCAGCGGAGAAGCCGGCAGGCAGTGACATTGCTGGCAACCCGGCCATGTTCACCGGCACGGTCAGCACATCGTTCATGTACATCGTCTTCGGGTCGTCGATCTCGGCGCCAATCTTGAAGGCCGTGGAAGCCCCGGTAGCACCGACAATCAGGTCGTAATCCTTGAAGACCTTCGTGAAATCGTCACTAATCAGGCGACGAACCTTCGCGGCCTTGTTGAAGTAGGCATCGTAGAAACCGGCCGACAGGGAGAAGGTCCCCAGCATGATCCGACGCTTAACTTCATCCCCGAATCCTTGGGAACGGGACTTAACGTAAACTTCTTCCAGGTTCTTCGCTTCTGGAGCACGGTAGCCGTAACGAATCCCATCATACCGTTGCAAATTCGATGAGGCTTCGGATGAGGCCAGGATGTAGTAAGCCGGAACACCATCGTGAGTGTGAGGCAGGCTCACTTCGTCCACGGTCGCGCCCAAGGACTCTAAATGGTCCAGGGCGGCCTTAATAACTTCCTTCACGTCAGCACGCAGACCATCATAGTATTCCTTTGGCACGGCAATCTTGAGGCCCTTGATACTCGTG of Limosilactobacillus oris contains these proteins:
- the rlmD gene encoding 23S rRNA (uracil(1939)-C(5))-methyltransferase RlmD, with the translated sequence MKVNVPVHKNEEYQAQVIDLTYEGNGVVKIDDFPVFVSNALPGEEVTVRITKVTRHFAWGRVMAWQTKSADRVDVKDKKYIQTGIAPLGHLKYPAQLRFKQHQIEELLAKAHLDGIKVAPTMGMERPYHYRNKAQVPVKLVRGKLETGFYKRGSHTLVPIEDFYIQDPKIDEAIVVVRDLLRKYHVTPYDERTGKGVIRTVMVRRGYYSHEVMVVLVTNTKRLPMAEQIVDGIVAGVPEVKSIVQNINDKRTNKLLGDTNKTLWGKDEIHDQLLGIDFAISPLSFYQVNPQQTERLYQTAIDNAGLDGSQTVIDAYCGIGTISLAVAKHAKQVYGVEIVPAAIADAKHNAKRNGIKNAEFVVGKAEEQFAKWQAAGLKPDVVIVDPPRKGLAESLIEATGKMAPQKVIYVSCNPATLVRDIQRFAEVGYHVTKPIQPVDQFPQTTHVESVTVIERTEK
- a CDS encoding diacylglycerol kinase — encoded protein: MRKRARIIYNPTAGREALRKDLVDILDIYEKAGYETSAFATTPAPNSAKNEATRAAKEGFDLIVAAGGDGTLNEVINGIAGLEHRPTMAIIPAGTTNDYARALRIPRDDPIAAAKLILKKNKKFKIDIGKAGDNYFMNIAAGGTLTELTYDVPSSMKSLFGYAAYLAKGAELLPQIKPVDVSIKYDDQEYRGTASMILLALTNSVGGFEQIVPDASLDDGKFTMIIVKKSSLADMLALMAKALQGKHLDDPRIIYAKATDVDVTPLSKEDRLMINLDGEYGGDAPMKFHDLKKHIEVVANLDEIPDDAITDSADFQRVEKDFVEGVGKISDEDK
- a CDS encoding restriction endonuclease, with protein sequence MANRQINIENLTMNEILKSMHRLGGQVTRKEIRQDIHDNSNAISEDEVDKIKVSKKTGNKYSPFAWTLNYAVKYLIMTGYLIQDGRLLELSEKGRNVDLSSFDGDRDVRPVVEKMISKQKQNKASVPEKTNIEDSNDSDEIEAPWRQQLLDALMKMNPKKFELFCRGLLTKMGIDVDDEKGVQYVADGGIDGFGYVRSDDYRTTRVALQAKRWQGKVSAPEIDKFRGAMDKFNAEFGIFITNSDFTREAVRTAREGTRIITLINGDQVCDLVAKYNYYVNPVTTYRLKDFYLDKD
- the gatB gene encoding Asp-tRNA(Asn)/Glu-tRNA(Gln) amidotransferase subunit GatB, whose amino-acid sequence is MNFQTTIGLEVHVELKTNSKIYSPSPVEYGDQPNANTNVIDWGYPGVLPTLNKGVVRDGIMAGLALHAQIARRMHFDRKNYFYPDNPKAYQITQSATPIAHDGWIEIEVDGKKKKIGIEEMHIEEDAGKNTHTSKYSYVDLNRQGTPLIEIVSKPDIASPEEAVAYLEALRQRIQFTGISDVKMEEGSMRVDTNISIRPIGSDKFGTKTEMKNINSFNYVRKALAFEEKRHQNVIMSGGQIAQETRRYDEPTGTTISMRSKEGADDYRYFPEPDLPPVEVSEDWIKEIEDEMPVMPGERRKHYVDDLGLSDYDAMVLTQTKEMSDFFEEAIKDGGDPKRVANYLMNDVNSYLNDQHVDLQDTKLTPANLAGMVKLIDDGTISSKMAKKVFKGILNGEEPQAYAKEHGLVQLSDPAQLQPIVDDVLANNQQSVDDYKNGKDRAVGYLMGQIMKQTHGKANPKIVTQLLMKSLKAM